A region of Gammaproteobacteria bacterium DNA encodes the following proteins:
- the rplQ gene encoding 50S ribosomal protein L17 — MRHRYSGRHLGRTTSHREAMFRNMAVSLFQHEAIETTLAKAKELRRTAEPLITMAKNDSVSKRRLAFSRLRDKQAVGKLFAELGPRYKERPGGYLRILKCGYRAGDSAPMAYVELVDRPEPADA; from the coding sequence ATGCGCCACAGATATTCAGGAAGGCACCTTGGCCGGACCACCAGTCACCGCGAGGCGATGTTTCGTAACATGGCGGTGTCATTGTTCCAGCACGAGGCCATAGAGACGACGCTGGCCAAGGCCAAGGAATTGCGCCGGACCGCCGAGCCGCTGATCACCATGGCCAAGAACGACAGCGTCTCAAAACGCCGGCTGGCGTTCTCCCGACTTCGCGACAAGCAGGCGGTCGGGAAACTCTTTGCTGAACTGGGGCCGCGCTACAAGGAAAGGCCCGGCGGGTATCTCCGTATTCTCAAGTGCGGTTATCGGGCCGGGGACAGCGCCCCGATGGCATATGTCGAGCTGGTTGACCGACCGGAGCCGGCGGACGCCTAG
- a CDS encoding adenosine kinase translates to MERKYHVYGVGNALVDMEFSVEDDFLHKAHIGKGLMTLVDQNRQIELLAHLGHGNARWSCGGSAANTIVAVSRFGGRAFYSCKVANDELGEFYVDDLAEAGVDSNLHTERKDGDTGRCLVMVTPDAERTMNTYLGITETLSTDELDAAAIGNSRYLYIEGYLVSSPTGRAAAIEARQIAQAAGARVALTFSDPAMVKYFREGLSEMLGDGIDLLFCNEAEALAWADTDDLAVAVKALRRVSRAFAVTRGANGALAFDGTKFIEIAPHEVHAVDTNGAGDMFAGAFLYGITEGHSWEDAGKIASAASARVISSFGPRLEAGTHAGILADVMEEKVI, encoded by the coding sequence ATGGAAAGGAAATATCACGTCTATGGTGTCGGCAACGCGCTGGTCGATATGGAGTTCTCGGTCGAGGACGACTTCCTGCATAAGGCGCATATCGGCAAGGGCCTGATGACGCTGGTCGACCAGAACCGCCAGATCGAGCTGCTGGCCCATCTCGGCCACGGCAATGCCCGCTGGTCCTGCGGCGGCTCAGCGGCCAACACGATCGTCGCAGTGAGCCGATTCGGCGGCCGCGCCTTCTATTCCTGCAAGGTCGCGAATGACGAACTGGGGGAATTCTATGTCGACGACCTCGCCGAAGCGGGCGTGGATTCCAATCTCCACACGGAACGCAAGGACGGAGACACGGGACGCTGTCTGGTGATGGTCACCCCCGACGCCGAGCGGACCATGAACACCTACCTCGGGATCACCGAAACCCTGTCCACCGACGAGCTGGACGCCGCCGCGATCGGGAATTCCCGGTACCTGTACATCGAGGGCTATCTGGTCTCCTCGCCGACGGGACGCGCCGCGGCCATCGAAGCACGACAGATTGCGCAGGCCGCGGGTGCGCGGGTCGCGCTGACGTTCTCGGACCCGGCCATGGTGAAGTACTTTCGCGAGGGGCTCTCGGAGATGCTGGGCGACGGGATCGATCTCCTGTTCTGCAACGAGGCGGAGGCCCTGGCCTGGGCCGATACGGACGACCTGGCCGTAGCCGTCAAGGCGCTGCGCAGGGTATCACGCGCCTTCGCCGTCACCCGAGGGGCCAACGGGGCCCTGGCGTTCGACGGGACGAAATTCATCGAGATCGCCCCGCACGAAGTCCACGCGGTCGACACCAACGGTGCTGGCGACATGTTCGCCGGTGCATTCCTCTACGGAATCACCGAGGGCCATTCGTGGGAAGACGCCGGCAAGATCGCCAGCGCGGCCTCTGCGCGCGTGATTTCGAGCTTCGGTCCGCGACTCGAGGCCGGCACGCATGCCGGGATTCTGGCGGACGTCATGGAGGAGAAGGTCATCTGA
- the ispD gene encoding 2-C-methyl-D-erythritol 4-phosphate cytidylyltransferase has translation MVMDMGESRKIWTVIPAAGVGKRMGAGIPKQYLELNGRPVIEHSLRAFSEHPRVSGVVVVLGPEDSYWQTLSIANAPAVITVPGGSERCHSVLNGLVALEDRAHEDDWVMVHDAARPCISRDGIDRLIDAVANYPVGGILAVPVHDTLKRAAEGDRIDVTVEREGLWRAFTPQMFRLGRLKNALVDAEVQGRLVTDEASAMEAMGDHPLLVEGSAENIKITRPEDLPLAEYFLGRDASGRGNDRKDS, from the coding sequence ATGGTCATGGATATGGGCGAGTCCCGAAAAATCTGGACGGTCATTCCGGCTGCGGGCGTGGGCAAACGCATGGGCGCCGGGATTCCAAAACAGTATCTCGAGCTGAATGGACGCCCGGTCATCGAGCACAGTCTCCGGGCCTTCTCGGAACACCCGCGGGTATCCGGTGTCGTCGTCGTTCTGGGACCCGAAGATTCGTACTGGCAGACGCTGTCGATCGCGAACGCCCCGGCGGTGATCACCGTCCCGGGGGGCAGTGAACGCTGTCATTCCGTGCTGAATGGACTGGTCGCACTGGAGGACCGGGCACACGAAGACGATTGGGTCATGGTGCACGACGCGGCGCGCCCCTGTATCTCGCGAGACGGCATCGACCGACTGATCGACGCGGTCGCGAATTATCCCGTGGGGGGCATCCTGGCGGTTCCCGTGCACGACACGCTCAAGCGGGCGGCCGAGGGTGACAGGATCGACGTAACCGTGGAGAGGGAAGGACTGTGGCGCGCGTTCACACCCCAGATGTTTCGTCTGGGTCGTTTAAAGAACGCGCTTGTCGACGCGGAGGTCCAGGGAAGGCTCGTCACCGATGAGGCGTCCGCCATGGAGGCCATGGGCGATCATCCGCTGCTGGTCGAAGGCAGCGCGGAGAATATCAAGATTACCCGGCCCGAGGACCTGCCGCTGGCGGAGTATTTCCTTGGCCGTGACGCGTCGGGTCGGGGAAACGATCGGAAGGATTCATGA
- the rpoA gene encoding DNA-directed RNA polymerase subunit alpha: MGNLNELLKPSMVDVEAINQRHAKIVLEPLERGFGHTLGNALRRILLSSIPGCAIVEVEIEGVPHEYESIEGVQQDVVDILLNLKGVAIRMHNKTDAMLQLKKSGAGPVTAGDIAVDHDVEIVNPEHVIAELNEDASLDMTLKVFKGRGYEPASTRRNADERPIGSLLLDASYSPIRRVAYTVESARVEQRTDLDKLVIDLETNGTVDPEDTIRAAARILQQQLSVFVDLEGESVSSPEPTETKIDPILLLPVDDLELTVRSANCLKAEDIHHIGDLIQKTEVELLKTPNLGKKSLTEIKDVLGSHGLSLGMRLEDWPPPGLKEGS, encoded by the coding sequence TTGGGTAATCTGAACGAGTTGTTAAAACCGAGCATGGTCGATGTCGAAGCCATCAATCAACGCCATGCGAAGATCGTACTGGAACCGCTGGAGCGCGGGTTCGGGCATACGCTGGGAAATGCGTTGCGTCGCATACTTCTCTCGTCGATACCCGGCTGCGCGATCGTGGAAGTCGAGATTGAAGGGGTTCCGCACGAGTATGAAAGCATCGAGGGTGTGCAGCAGGATGTCGTCGATATCCTGCTGAACCTGAAGGGTGTCGCGATTCGAATGCACAACAAGACCGATGCGATGCTGCAGCTCAAGAAATCCGGGGCAGGTCCGGTTACGGCCGGGGATATCGCGGTAGATCACGATGTGGAGATCGTGAATCCGGAGCATGTTATCGCGGAGCTCAACGAGGATGCGTCCCTGGATATGACGCTCAAGGTCTTCAAGGGTCGTGGTTACGAGCCGGCGTCGACCCGGCGCAATGCGGATGAGCGGCCGATCGGCAGCCTGCTGCTCGATGCCAGTTATTCCCCGATCCGGCGCGTCGCCTACACCGTGGAGTCGGCTCGCGTAGAACAAAGGACGGACCTGGACAAGCTAGTCATCGATCTCGAAACGAACGGCACGGTGGATCCGGAAGACACGATTCGCGCGGCGGCGAGGATCCTACAGCAGCAGTTGTCGGTGTTCGTCGACCTTGAAGGTGAGAGTGTCTCGAGTCCGGAACCAACAGAGACCAAGATCGATCCGATCCTGCTGCTGCCGGTGGACGATCTCGAGTTGACCGTCAGGTCTGCCAATTGTCTCAAGGCGGAGGATATTCACCATATCGGCGATCTCATCCAGAAGACGGAAGTCGAGTTGTTGAAGACCCCCAACCTGGGTAAGAAGTCCCTGACCGAGATCAAGGACGTGCTCGGCTCGCATGGCCTGTCGCTGGGGATGAGATTGGAAGACTGGCCGCCTCCGGGGTTGAAGGAAGGGTCCTGA
- a CDS encoding AAA family ATPase, with protein MPLPDLIQGLLKAAAYPHACGPIELIETHISWVLLTGELAYKLKKPVNLGFLDYRGIERRKFFCEEELRLNRRLAPDLYLDVATIAGSVSAPRIDGPGEVLEYAVRMRQFAQGDLLPERMKTTPLDAATATRLAQRVAEFHARVAVAPFDSDWGTPRRILDAMEHNFSAVRRNVSDPGLEDRLVPLALWTFERHAALTQAMELRKAEGFVRECHGDMHLGNVAVIDGELTLFDGIEFNPGLRWIDVISELAFLLMDLDDRGARRHSRRVLNTYIHETGDYGGLTLLRLYQVYRALVRAKVSAIRASQSVSDPDTRERNVAECAQYVELADTYTRAGRPFVWITHGFSGSGKSTLCSHLSELVDAVWLRSDLERKRLFGMAPGEREQGGIDEGIYSAEAGRRVYGRLAELAREIVEAGFPVIVDATFLNAPRRFEFRQLARICGAGFRILDLQADLETLRKRIERRAALDADPSDADERVLAHQLEYYDPLTGIERAEAIPVDTAAPPKPADIERWINGS; from the coding sequence GTGCCGCTGCCAGATCTGATCCAGGGCCTGCTCAAGGCGGCAGCCTATCCCCACGCCTGCGGACCGATCGAGCTGATCGAGACCCATATCTCGTGGGTTCTGCTCACGGGAGAACTGGCCTACAAGTTGAAGAAGCCTGTCAATCTCGGCTTCCTGGACTACCGTGGCATCGAGCGCCGCAAGTTCTTCTGCGAGGAGGAGCTCCGTCTGAACCGGAGGCTTGCACCGGATCTCTACCTCGACGTGGCCACCATCGCCGGTTCGGTTTCCGCCCCACGCATCGACGGACCGGGTGAAGTCCTGGAATACGCCGTGCGGATGCGACAGTTTGCCCAGGGGGACCTGCTGCCCGAGCGCATGAAGACGACCCCGCTCGATGCCGCCACGGCCACGCGGCTCGCACAACGGGTCGCCGAGTTTCACGCTCGCGTTGCCGTCGCCCCGTTCGACTCCGACTGGGGGACGCCACGGCGCATCCTGGACGCGATGGAGCACAATTTCTCCGCGGTCCGCAGGAATGTCTCCGACCCCGGCCTGGAGGATCGGCTGGTCCCCCTGGCGCTGTGGACCTTCGAACGGCATGCCGCGCTGACCCAGGCAATGGAACTGCGTAAGGCCGAGGGCTTCGTCCGCGAGTGCCACGGTGACATGCACCTCGGAAACGTTGCCGTTATCGACGGTGAGTTAACGCTGTTCGACGGCATCGAGTTCAACCCCGGGCTTCGCTGGATCGACGTGATCAGTGAGCTGGCGTTTCTGTTGATGGACCTGGACGACCGCGGCGCCAGGCGGCATTCGCGTCGGGTCCTGAACACATATATCCATGAGACCGGAGACTACGGTGGGCTCACCCTGCTGCGCCTGTACCAGGTCTACCGCGCACTGGTACGCGCCAAGGTCTCCGCGATCCGGGCGTCCCAGTCGGTGTCGGACCCCGACACGCGCGAACGCAACGTGGCGGAATGCGCTCAGTACGTCGAGCTGGCCGACACCTACACCCGCGCGGGCCGGCCCTTTGTCTGGATCACGCACGGGTTTTCCGGCTCCGGGAAATCCACGCTCTGCTCTCACCTGAGCGAGCTCGTCGACGCAGTCTGGCTGCGTTCCGACCTGGAGCGCAAGCGGCTGTTCGGCATGGCGCCGGGTGAGCGGGAACAGGGCGGCATCGATGAAGGAATCTATTCGGCCGAGGCCGGCCGGCGCGTCTATGGCCGGCTGGCCGAGCTCGCCAGGGAGATCGTCGAGGCGGGGTTCCCCGTGATCGTCGATGCGACCTTCCTGAACGCCCCTCGGCGCTTCGAGTTCCGGCAGCTGGCGCGAATCTGCGGAGCGGGGTTCCGGATCCTGGACCTGCAGGCCGACCTCGAGACGCTGCGCAAGCGGATCGAGCGGCGCGCAGCACTGGATGCCGATCCTTCGGATGCCGATGAGCGCGTCCTGGCGCATCAACTCGAATACTACGACCCGTTGACCGGGATCGAGCGTGCGGAGGCCATACCCGTGGACACCGCAGCGCCTCCAAAACCGGCCGATATCGAGCGCTGGATCAATGGCAGCTGA
- a CDS encoding tetratricopeptide repeat protein, with amino-acid sequence MNRPTWIRLPVLTGLLLAILISACSVPQRPSPAPAPPPDVTIVPSSRELAAETPSGPVRELLRKAGEQYASGDLDGAAATLERAIRIAPSEPLVWQRLALVRLDQGDWEQAETLALRSSGLAPGNAGLRKVNQDIIVEAREAAAGGR; translated from the coding sequence TTGAATCGACCCACATGGATTCGTCTCCCGGTGCTCACCGGGCTGTTACTGGCTATCCTGATTTCGGCCTGTTCCGTGCCGCAACGGCCCTCACCGGCCCCGGCGCCGCCACCCGATGTCACGATCGTGCCCTCCTCGCGGGAACTGGCCGCGGAGACGCCCTCTGGACCGGTGCGCGAACTGCTGCGCAAGGCCGGAGAGCAGTACGCCTCGGGGGATCTCGATGGCGCCGCGGCGACCCTGGAGCGCGCGATCCGGATCGCCCCCTCCGAACCCCTCGTCTGGCAGCGACTGGCGCTGGTCCGCCTGGACCAGGGGGACTGGGAACAGGCCGAGACGCTGGCGCTGAGATCGAGTGGTCTGGCACCCGGGAATGCCGGACTGAGGAAGGTGAACCAGGACATCATCGTCGAGGCGCGTGAAGCGGCGGCGGGCGGCAGATAG
- the mrcB gene encoding penicillin-binding protein 1B: MGKTGSWQRGLRRALPAVILTSFVLVLAWVLWLDYRIVDQFEGRRWALPARVFARPLELHAGKGIAAADLVAEFGLLRYREVSQVRAPGEYRVSGDTVYFHSRGFPFPGENTPGRLVRADFAGHEIRRLGDASTGAEIDLLRVEPVPIASIYPGHGEDRMLVRLEDVPPLLLDALLVVEDRRFRDHHGVDPAAIARAMLANLRAGRAVQGGSTLTQQLVKNYFLTNERTLSRKLNEAVMSLLLEAHYDKDEILGAYLNEVYLGQDGERAIHGFALAAQFYFERRLGNLEPEQVALLVAMVKGPSWYDPRRHPERAIERRNLVIDLLEEAGTLDPQAAAAARERPLGVTDAAPTGRTPFPAFLQMVRKQLLRDYREEDLREEGLKILTTMDPLVQIRAEKAMQSSLPRLPGGKEDGEAALQAAVVVTAIGTGEVAALIGGRDPRFAGYNRAIEAARPVGSLIKPVVYLAALERPGSYTLATMLDDGPINVKLANGKSWSPQNYDRESHGRVSLHDALVHSYNQSTARLGMEVGVESVARLLGRLGVERPVPAYPSLLLGAVELSPIEVAQVYQGLADGGYSVPLNAIRSVANRDGQTLNRYPLRISQAADAESVFLVTSALRDVTVQGTGKSLRQRLPPGLAVAGKTGTTNDYRDSWFAGYAGDFVTVVWLGRDDNRPTGLTGSSGALVVWADIMRRISTRPLVLDAPQGVEWLRIDLATGLLADTGCDGTQELPFIRNSQPAGVAPCARRVSEKARSPLKWLKGLLN; this comes from the coding sequence ATGGGAAAAACCGGATCCTGGCAACGTGGGTTGCGGCGCGCGCTGCCGGCAGTGATCCTGACGTCCTTCGTTCTGGTGCTCGCCTGGGTTCTGTGGCTCGACTACCGCATCGTCGACCAGTTCGAGGGGCGGCGCTGGGCGCTGCCGGCCAGGGTGTTCGCGCGTCCCCTGGAGCTTCACGCCGGGAAGGGGATCGCGGCCGCCGACCTCGTCGCGGAGTTCGGCCTGCTTCGCTATCGGGAAGTCTCCCAGGTTCGCGCGCCCGGGGAGTATCGGGTGTCGGGCGACACGGTCTATTTTCATTCGCGCGGTTTCCCGTTCCCCGGCGAGAACACACCGGGCCGTCTCGTACGCGCGGATTTCGCCGGGCACGAGATCCGCCGCCTTGGCGACGCGTCGACGGGTGCGGAGATCGACCTGCTGCGCGTGGAACCTGTTCCCATTGCCAGTATCTATCCGGGTCACGGAGAGGACCGCATGCTGGTGCGCCTGGAGGATGTCCCCCCTTTGCTCCTCGACGCCCTGCTGGTCGTCGAGGACCGCCGTTTCCGCGACCACCACGGTGTCGATCCCGCGGCCATCGCCCGCGCCATGCTCGCGAACCTGCGCGCGGGCAGGGCAGTACAGGGGGGAAGCACCCTGACTCAGCAACTGGTCAAGAATTATTTTCTCACCAATGAGCGGACCCTGAGCCGCAAGCTGAACGAAGCGGTCATGTCCCTGTTGCTGGAGGCCCACTACGACAAGGACGAGATCCTCGGCGCCTATCTCAATGAGGTGTACCTGGGCCAGGATGGCGAACGCGCGATCCACGGATTCGCGCTCGCCGCCCAGTTCTACTTCGAACGCCGGCTGGGCAACCTCGAGCCGGAGCAGGTCGCGCTGCTCGTCGCGATGGTCAAGGGGCCGTCCTGGTATGACCCCAGACGCCATCCGGAGCGGGCGATCGAGCGCCGGAACCTGGTGATCGACCTGCTCGAGGAGGCGGGAACGCTGGATCCACAGGCGGCCGCGGCCGCGCGCGAACGGCCGTTGGGCGTAACGGACGCCGCGCCAACGGGACGCACCCCGTTCCCCGCGTTTCTGCAAATGGTCCGCAAGCAACTGCTGCGGGACTACCGCGAAGAGGACCTGCGCGAGGAAGGATTGAAGATCCTCACCACCATGGACCCCCTGGTTCAGATCAGGGCCGAGAAGGCGATGCAGTCGAGCCTGCCGCGACTGCCGGGTGGCAAGGAAGACGGAGAAGCGGCGCTTCAGGCCGCAGTCGTCGTCACCGCCATCGGCACCGGCGAGGTGGCGGCGTTGATCGGTGGACGCGATCCGCGATTCGCCGGGTACAACCGGGCGATCGAGGCGGCCCGGCCCGTGGGCTCGCTGATCAAACCCGTGGTCTATCTCGCCGCACTGGAACGTCCCGGCAGCTACACGCTCGCGACGATGCTCGACGACGGTCCCATTAACGTCAAGCTGGCCAACGGAAAATCGTGGTCACCTCAGAACTACGACCGCGAGAGCCATGGGCGGGTCTCGCTGCACGACGCGCTCGTCCATTCCTACAACCAGTCCACCGCGCGATTGGGCATGGAGGTCGGTGTGGAGTCGGTCGCGCGCCTGCTCGGCAGGCTCGGGGTCGAGCGACCCGTGCCTGCCTACCCGTCGCTGCTGCTCGGTGCGGTCGAACTGTCTCCCATAGAGGTCGCCCAGGTGTACCAGGGACTCGCCGATGGCGGATACAGCGTCCCACTGAACGCCATTCGCTCGGTCGCCAACCGGGACGGACAGACGCTCAATCGTTATCCCCTGCGCATCAGCCAGGCAGCCGACGCGGAGAGTGTGTTCCTCGTCACCTCCGCCCTGAGGGACGTGACGGTGCAGGGGACGGGCAAGAGTCTTCGCCAGCGCCTGCCGCCCGGTCTGGCGGTGGCGGGCAAGACCGGCACCACCAACGACTACCGCGATAGCTGGTTCGCGGGCTACGCGGGTGACTTCGTCACTGTTGTCTGGCTGGGTCGCGACGACAACCGTCCCACGGGTCTTACCGGGTCGAGTGGCGCACTTGTCGTGTGGGCGGATATCATGCGCAGGATCTCGACGCGGCCACTCGTTCTGGACGCACCGCAGGGTGTCGAATGGCTGCGGATCGACCTTGCCACCGGGCTGCTGGCCGACACGGGTTGTGATGGGACTCAGGAACTACCCTTTATCCGGAACTCCCAGCCAGCGGGTGTCGCACCGTGCGCGAGACGGGTCAGCGAGAAAGCCAGGTCGCCACTGAAATGGCTGAAAGGACTGCTGAATTGA
- a CDS encoding SAM-dependent chlorinase/fluorinase, whose product MIVLMTDFGLSGPYVGQVQAAILRRSPQVPVVNLFADLPVFEPVCAAYLVPAFVPQFPNGTVFLCVVDPGVGTTRPAVFLSADDYWFVGPDNGIFSVVCARAERLRVWDLEAPEDREISSSFHGRDLFAPVAARLATGELPAGRERRIDRTALENLPAERSQVVYIDHYGNAMTGLRAESVSEGTRFVVGGRILQYARTFGEAVPDRPFWYRNSVGLVEFALREDSVARSIGLKVGQEFAIERD is encoded by the coding sequence GTGATCGTGTTGATGACCGACTTCGGGTTGTCGGGACCGTATGTCGGACAGGTTCAGGCAGCGATTCTTCGCCGGAGTCCACAGGTTCCGGTCGTCAACCTGTTCGCTGACCTGCCGGTATTCGAACCCGTCTGTGCCGCCTATCTCGTTCCCGCTTTCGTCCCGCAGTTCCCGAACGGGACCGTATTCCTCTGTGTTGTCGATCCCGGAGTCGGAACGACCCGCCCCGCCGTGTTTCTTTCGGCCGACGACTACTGGTTCGTCGGTCCCGACAACGGTATCTTCAGCGTGGTCTGCGCGAGGGCCGAACGGCTTCGCGTGTGGGACCTTGAAGCGCCCGAGGACCGGGAGATATCGAGCAGCTTTCACGGCAGGGACCTGTTCGCCCCCGTCGCTGCCCGACTGGCGACCGGGGAGCTTCCCGCTGGTAGGGAGCGACGGATCGACCGCACGGCCCTGGAAAATCTGCCCGCTGAACGCTCTCAAGTGGTCTATATCGATCACTACGGCAACGCGATGACGGGCCTGCGCGCAGAGTCGGTGAGCGAAGGCACCCGATTCGTGGTGGGAGGGCGCATACTGCAATACGCCAGGACCTTCGGTGAGGCGGTCCCGGACAGACCTTTCTGGTATCGTAATTCGGTGGGGCTCGTTGAATTCGCCTTGCGGGAAGACAGCGTGGCCCGCTCCATAGGCCTGAAGGTCGGGCAGGAATTCGCCATCGAGCGGGACTGA
- a CDS encoding ATP-dependent DNA helicase, which yields MRAGDLLDRDGPFARHLERFSSRPQQQRMADAVETALETGRTLVVEAGTGVGKTFAYLAPALASGLKVIASTGTRHLQDQLFHKDLPVVRKALGANVSAALLKGRANYLCHHRLRLANDAGTRFVSRRDLYHVSRWAGVTRTGDIAEVVEVPEASPVWPMVTSTVDNCLGSDCESFQDCWLVRARRSAQAADLVVVNHYLFFADLAIRDEGFGELLPDADAFILDEAHQLPEIASAFFSTGISARQLRDFTADTVAEQLRDATDMQELRELCDAVGNAAARFRLSLGERERTAPWRAVRGKAAVGEALEEIRERLGDCAAALELASERGKGLNNCHQRALELTRRLDAMAEDDAGTVRWFETTRRGFTLHLTPLDVASLFAERMSCYRGAWIFTSATLAVGDSFEHFRDRLGLGNADELKLDSPFDYEANALLYVPGGMPDPGGQEHTRAVVDAMLPLVRANGGGAFALFTSYRALRDAAGMLSGVWDGPLLVQGGAPRRELLERFREQGNALLLGTGSFWEGVDVRGEALGCVVIDKLPFASPGDPVTQARIEDLRTRGGNPFMELQVPRAVIMLKQGVGRLIRGEEDTGVVMICDPRLTRKHYGRIFLESLPPMAVTESRDVATTFLSAHTDPVGNGSPLAAE from the coding sequence GTGCGCGCCGGGGATCTGCTGGATCGCGACGGGCCCTTCGCGCGCCACCTGGAGCGGTTCAGCTCCCGGCCGCAGCAGCAGCGCATGGCCGATGCGGTCGAGACGGCCCTGGAAACCGGCCGGACGCTGGTCGTCGAAGCCGGCACCGGGGTCGGAAAGACCTTCGCCTATCTGGCGCCGGCCCTGGCATCCGGACTCAAGGTGATTGCCTCCACCGGCACCAGGCACCTCCAGGACCAGTTGTTTCACAAAGACCTGCCCGTGGTTCGTAAGGCGCTGGGCGCGAACGTGAGCGCCGCGCTGCTCAAAGGCCGCGCGAACTATCTCTGCCACCACCGGCTACGGCTTGCGAACGACGCTGGGACGCGCTTCGTCTCGCGTCGCGACCTGTACCACGTCAGCCGCTGGGCGGGTGTCACGCGGACCGGCGATATCGCCGAGGTCGTCGAGGTGCCCGAAGCGTCCCCGGTGTGGCCGATGGTCACCTCCACGGTCGACAACTGCCTGGGCAGCGACTGCGAGTCCTTTCAGGATTGCTGGCTGGTACGCGCGCGGCGTAGTGCGCAGGCCGCCGACCTGGTGGTGGTCAACCACTACCTCTTCTTCGCCGATCTCGCGATCCGTGACGAAGGCTTCGGCGAACTGCTGCCGGATGCCGATGCGTTTATCCTGGACGAGGCCCATCAGTTACCCGAGATCGCCTCGGCGTTCTTCAGCACCGGCATCAGCGCGCGGCAACTGCGGGACTTCACCGCGGACACCGTCGCCGAACAGCTCCGGGACGCGACGGATATGCAGGAACTGCGCGAGCTGTGTGACGCCGTCGGCAACGCCGCGGCGCGTTTCCGGCTGAGCCTCGGTGAACGGGAGCGAACCGCGCCCTGGCGGGCGGTGCGCGGCAAGGCGGCGGTGGGCGAGGCGCTGGAAGAGATCCGGGAGCGGCTCGGCGACTGTGCAGCGGCGCTCGAACTGGCCTCGGAACGCGGAAAGGGCCTGAACAACTGCCACCAGCGCGCCCTGGAACTCACGCGCCGCCTGGATGCCATGGCGGAGGACGACGCCGGGACGGTCCGCTGGTTCGAGACCACGCGACGCGGGTTCACGCTGCACCTGACCCCGCTCGACGTGGCGTCTCTGTTCGCCGAAAGGATGTCGTGCTACCGGGGGGCGTGGATCTTCACCTCGGCCACACTGGCGGTGGGGGACTCCTTCGAGCACTTCCGCGACCGGCTCGGCCTGGGCAATGCCGACGAGCTGAAACTGGACAGCCCGTTCGACTACGAGGCCAACGCGCTGCTCTACGTGCCCGGCGGGATGCCGGATCCGGGCGGCCAGGAACACACCCGTGCAGTCGTGGACGCCATGCTGCCCCTGGTGCGCGCGAACGGGGGCGGCGCGTTCGCGCTGTTCACGAGCTACCGCGCGCTGCGTGATGCGGCCGGGATGCTGTCCGGTGTCTGGGACGGTCCGCTACTGGTGCAGGGCGGTGCGCCGCGCAGAGAACTGCTGGAGCGGTTCCGGGAGCAGGGCAATGCGCTGCTGCTCGGAACCGGGAGTTTCTGGGAGGGCGTGGACGTCAGGGGCGAGGCCTTAGGGTGCGTCGTCATCGACAAGCTGCCGTTCGCCTCGCCCGGCGATCCGGTAACCCAGGCGCGTATCGAGGACCTGCGCACCCGGGGCGGCAATCCCTTCATGGAACTCCAGGTGCCGCGTGCCGTCATCATGTTGAAGCAGGGAGTCGGGCGCCTCATCCGCGGAGAGGAAGACACCGGGGTCGTGATGATCTGCGACCCGAGACTGACCCGGAAGCACTACGGTCGGATCTTCCTGGAAAGTCTGCC
- the ispF gene encoding 2-C-methyl-D-erythritol 2,4-cyclodiphosphate synthase, producing the protein MKIGCGYDVHRFAEGDHIVLGGVTIAHSNGLAAHSDGDVLIHAVCDALLGAVALGDIGQHFPDTDSRFLGADSRDLLRRVRSLVTRTGYRLGNLDSVIIAQAPKMAPHVEAMRRNIASDLSCGLDRVSVKATTTENLGFEGRGEGVAVHAVCLLERIPTED; encoded by the coding sequence ATGAAAATAGGTTGCGGGTACGACGTACACAGGTTCGCCGAGGGTGATCACATCGTCCTTGGCGGTGTCACCATCGCCCACTCGAACGGACTTGCCGCGCACTCGGATGGCGACGTCCTGATCCATGCGGTCTGCGATGCCCTGCTGGGCGCGGTGGCGCTGGGGGACATCGGGCAGCATTTCCCGGACACCGACAGCCGTTTCCTCGGGGCGGACAGCCGGGATCTGCTCAGGCGGGTGAGATCGCTCGTCACGCGCACGGGATACCGGCTGGGAAACCTGGACAGCGTGATCATTGCGCAGGCGCCGAAGATGGCGCCCCACGTCGAAGCGATGCGCAGAAACATCGCATCGGACCTCTCCTGCGGACTCGATCGGGTCAGCGTCAAGGCGACCACGACGGAGAATCTGGGGTTCGAGGGTCGCGGGGAGGGGGTCGCGGTGCATGCGGTCTGTCTGCTGGAACGGATCCCGACCGAGGACTGA